Proteins from a single region of Synechococcus sp. WH 8109:
- a CDS encoding bifunctional 2-polyprenyl-6-hydroxyphenol methylase/3-demethylubiquinol 3-O-methyltransferase UbiG translates to MTHPKPSDAATPVVSAFYDRFPFPGDPLQDGPPPGYNWRWCHRSVLAAVLGSIPAKMEAPRILDAGCGTGVSTDYLCHLNPGADVLGVDISDGALAVARERCQRSGAAEQVASLRQEQRSLLDLSDEGSFDYINSVGVLHHLDQPEAGLRSLADRLVPSGLLHLFLYADAGRWEIHRTQKALSILNAGTGSEGLRLGRELFESLPEGNRLARHHRERWAVDCAPDANFADMYLHPQETSYNLVRLFAFIETAGLHFAGFSNPEVWDPARLLHGELLERAQALPPLQQWELVEQLDPDISHFEFFLSAAPVERPRWSDEALGRARGLVQPCLWGEPDPILGRNMEPIQLSDADRSLLRTVAEQPQQTLGTLASPDQIRDLVNRQLLLLQE, encoded by the coding sequence ATGACCCACCCCAAGCCCAGTGATGCTGCGACTCCTGTGGTTAGTGCGTTTTATGACCGCTTCCCCTTCCCGGGGGATCCACTGCAGGACGGACCGCCCCCGGGATACAACTGGCGTTGGTGTCACCGCAGCGTTCTGGCCGCCGTGCTCGGATCAATCCCTGCAAAGATGGAGGCGCCGCGGATCCTCGATGCCGGCTGCGGAACCGGGGTGAGCACCGATTACCTCTGCCATCTCAACCCGGGCGCTGATGTGCTCGGGGTAGACATTAGTGATGGGGCTCTGGCGGTGGCGCGGGAACGCTGCCAGCGCTCCGGGGCGGCTGAACAAGTGGCCTCCCTGCGTCAGGAGCAGCGCAGTCTTCTTGATCTCAGCGACGAAGGCTCTTTCGACTACATCAATTCGGTTGGGGTGTTGCATCACCTGGATCAGCCGGAAGCGGGGCTGCGCTCCCTAGCGGATCGCCTGGTTCCTTCGGGTCTGCTGCATCTCTTTCTTTATGCCGATGCCGGTCGCTGGGAGATCCATCGGACCCAGAAAGCGCTGAGCATTTTGAATGCCGGCACAGGGTCGGAAGGCCTGCGTCTAGGGCGGGAACTCTTCGAGAGCCTGCCCGAGGGCAACCGCCTTGCCCGTCATCACCGTGAACGCTGGGCTGTGGATTGCGCACCTGACGCGAATTTCGCGGACATGTACCTGCACCCACAGGAAACCAGTTACAACCTCGTGCGCCTCTTCGCGTTCATCGAAACGGCGGGTCTGCATTTCGCCGGCTTCTCCAATCCGGAGGTCTGGGATCCAGCACGCCTTCTGCACGGAGAGCTGCTGGAACGAGCCCAGGCCTTGCCACCGCTTCAGCAGTGGGAGCTTGTGGAGCAGCTGGATCCCGACATCAGCCACTTCGAGTTCTTTCTCTCCGCGGCACCGGTGGAACGACCTCGCTGGAGTGATGAGGCCCTTGGTCGGGCCAGGGGTTTGGTGCAGCCCTGCCTCTGGGGGGAACCCGATCCAATTCTTGGTCGCAACATGGAGCCCATTCAGCTCAGTGATGCCGACCGCTCCTTGCTGCGGACTGTCGCCGAGCAGCCGCAACAGACGCTGGGGACCCTTGCGTCTCCTGATCAGATCCGCGATCTTGTGAACCGCCAGCTGCTTCTGTTGCAGGAATAA
- a CDS encoding phycobilisome rod-core linker polypeptide: MTVTASSGSPRVSPQLFDTLPLSSVRQAEQQDRFPDNGELDSLVTFFRTGQDRIEASRIIAANAEAIVARAANRIFVGGTPLSFLESPLTTGETGRSTVQGGTPLAADQAAFEQSVRTFTGDSGTKKRGNFLTRLLEGAGGDADIRVVLPTGFNAISVAKYGPAFMRKSVRDMGWFLRYVGYALVAGDPSILAVNTRGLRDILLENCSLAATNVALQEMRAASAELLRDRPEARQMTIDCFNVLLQELAIPTPSTKQRQGSAVQQGLQLPAIYALASEGRQLFEMRPGLSGAEKAEIIRAAYRQVFERDIAKGYSQTPCADKASAVAQGQISMREFVRALGRSKEYRQQFHDGFVNSRVVELAYRHFLGRGISSLEEFRKSFAILSDQGLNGLVDVLVNSSEYAQAFGEETVPYLRDLGTEAQESAGWGSNRKLFNFSAPFDGAPQYVTLYASYRQPFADQHVYGGGNDPVANKFGAIFPSGTASVATRPAPYGYDSRRLLVSNGLNSPGQLDSASFRKSRPRKGGPRVMRLQQIATGGTVNPGRGGQPSVRTTEASTQAVIKAVYVQVLGNGGYAGERMSSDEARLENGDISLKDFVRAVAKSDAFRRRYWSGLYIVKAIEVMHRRLLGRPTFGRWEIDALFDTAARHGFYGVVDALIDSKDYSEAFGADTVPYERFITPGDVTARRTPGWSRALNLEAPADLTLSSRPETQQRSEAFRSSGDVTPRNLPDTQKTATQDFTTTTSGNAAAPSWLSVVRQQRLASNRTGFPMRRASNSTPTSIGGRSWSVELISSNARSGQALPRMGMALVTEGAEGFRLRGGLPATLELKQPCSEDELQTAVNATYKQLLNRVPTGNERLISAESRLRNQDIDLTEFIAEVAMSEAFQKRIATMAPLRAASAAGLALLGRATTPAETSRFLITRAQAGHGAAVTELLAERISTTVPRIDGMATASGVNQATIQRTASLYRGNAGLNPPTGDAI, from the coding sequence ATGACAGTGACCGCCAGCAGCGGCAGCCCGCGCGTGTCTCCCCAACTGTTCGACACGCTGCCGCTCTCCAGCGTCCGTCAGGCAGAGCAGCAGGACCGTTTCCCTGACAACGGGGAACTAGACAGTCTTGTGACCTTCTTCCGAACCGGTCAGGACCGGATCGAAGCGTCCCGGATCATTGCGGCCAACGCCGAGGCCATCGTGGCCCGCGCCGCCAACAGAATTTTTGTGGGAGGAACGCCCCTATCCTTCCTTGAATCACCTCTAACAACGGGCGAAACCGGCCGTTCAACCGTTCAGGGAGGCACTCCGCTGGCAGCAGACCAAGCCGCGTTTGAGCAGTCGGTGCGCACGTTCACTGGCGATAGCGGCACCAAGAAAAGAGGCAACTTCCTGACCCGTCTTCTCGAAGGGGCCGGTGGGGATGCTGATATTCGTGTGGTGCTTCCCACAGGCTTCAACGCCATCAGCGTGGCCAAATACGGCCCGGCCTTCATGCGCAAGTCAGTGCGCGACATGGGTTGGTTCCTGCGCTACGTGGGATACGCACTGGTGGCCGGAGACCCAAGCATCCTTGCGGTCAACACCCGCGGCCTGCGCGACATCCTTCTTGAGAACTGCTCCCTGGCCGCCACCAATGTGGCTCTTCAGGAAATGCGTGCCGCCTCAGCGGAACTGCTGCGGGATCGTCCTGAAGCCCGTCAGATGACCATCGACTGCTTCAACGTGCTGTTGCAGGAGCTGGCCATCCCCACCCCCAGCACCAAGCAACGCCAGGGAAGTGCGGTGCAACAGGGCCTGCAGCTGCCCGCGATCTATGCCCTGGCCTCCGAGGGACGTCAGCTGTTTGAAATGCGGCCGGGTCTGTCGGGTGCCGAGAAGGCAGAAATAATCCGTGCCGCCTACCGCCAGGTTTTTGAGCGAGACATCGCCAAGGGCTACTCCCAGACCCCCTGTGCAGACAAAGCCAGCGCCGTCGCCCAAGGCCAGATCTCAATGCGCGAATTCGTTCGTGCCCTCGGCCGCAGCAAGGAATATCGCCAGCAGTTCCACGACGGTTTCGTCAACAGCCGCGTGGTGGAACTGGCTTACCGCCACTTCCTCGGCCGGGGCATCAGCTCCCTCGAGGAATTCCGCAAGTCATTCGCGATCCTCAGCGACCAGGGCCTCAATGGCCTGGTTGATGTGCTGGTGAACTCTTCCGAATACGCCCAGGCCTTCGGAGAGGAAACCGTTCCCTACCTCCGGGATCTCGGCACGGAAGCTCAGGAAAGTGCCGGCTGGGGCTCCAACCGCAAGCTCTTCAACTTCAGCGCCCCGTTCGATGGCGCACCGCAGTACGTCACCCTTTACGCCTCCTACCGCCAGCCCTTTGCCGACCAGCACGTCTACGGCGGTGGCAATGATCCGGTGGCGAACAAATTCGGCGCCATCTTCCCGAGCGGAACCGCCTCGGTGGCCACACGGCCAGCGCCTTACGGCTACGACAGCCGCCGGCTGCTGGTGAGCAACGGTCTAAACAGCCCCGGGCAACTGGACAGCGCCAGCTTCCGCAAGAGCCGCCCCCGCAAGGGTGGTCCACGTGTGATGCGACTTCAGCAGATCGCCACGGGTGGCACTGTGAATCCAGGGCGAGGTGGTCAGCCCAGCGTCCGTACGACTGAGGCCAGCACCCAAGCCGTAATTAAGGCTGTTTACGTGCAAGTGCTCGGCAACGGCGGCTATGCGGGAGAGCGGATGAGCTCTGATGAAGCCCGCCTCGAAAACGGAGACATCTCACTCAAGGATTTTGTTCGGGCAGTCGCCAAATCCGATGCTTTTCGACGCCGCTACTGGAGTGGTCTTTACATCGTGAAGGCGATCGAAGTCATGCACCGCCGTCTGCTGGGACGCCCCACCTTCGGCCGCTGGGAAATCGATGCCCTGTTCGACACCGCTGCCCGCCACGGCTTCTACGGAGTGGTTGACGCTCTGATCGACAGCAAGGACTACAGCGAAGCTTTTGGGGCCGACACAGTCCCCTACGAACGTTTCATCACACCCGGTGATGTGACTGCACGCCGCACTCCAGGCTGGTCACGTGCTCTCAATCTTGAGGCTCCCGCTGACCTCACCCTCAGCAGCCGTCCTGAAACACAACAGCGGTCCGAAGCATTCCGCAGCAGTGGCGATGTAACGCCACGCAACCTGCCGGACACTCAAAAGACAGCCACCCAAGATTTCACGACAACGACGAGCGGAAACGCCGCTGCGCCCAGTTGGCTGTCGGTAGTGCGTCAACAACGTCTTGCGTCCAACAGGACTGGCTTCCCGATGCGGCGAGCAAGCAACTCAACGCCAACCAGCATTGGTGGCCGGTCATGGAGCGTTGAGCTGATTTCTTCTAATGCTCGGAGCGGGCAAGCACTCCCACGCATGGGGATGGCTCTTGTCACAGAAGGCGCTGAAGGATTCCGCTTGCGGGGTGGACTTCCCGCGACGCTGGAGCTGAAACAGCCGTGCAGCGAAGATGAACTCCAGACTGCTGTAAATGCAACCTACAAGCAGCTTCTCAACCGTGTCCCCACAGGGAATGAGCGTCTCATCAGCGCGGAATCACGGCTGCGCAATCAGGACATTGACCTGACCGAGTTCATTGCTGAGGTAGCGATGAGCGAAGCGTTCCAGAAGCGCATCGCCACGATGGCACCCCTTCGGGCCGCGTCTGCGGCAGGTTTGGCTCTGCTGGGACGGGCCACCACCCCAGCAGAAACCAGCCGCTTCCTGATCACCCGCGCTCAAGCGGGTCATGGGGCTGCCGTGACTGAACTACTGGCGGAACGTATCAGCACGACGGTGCCCCGCATCGACGGCATGGCGACCGCATCAGGGGTCAACCAAGCCACCATCCAGCGCACGGCCTCGCTCTATCGCGGCAATGCCGGCCTGAATCCCCCCACGGGCGACGCGATCTGA
- a CDS encoding allophycocyanin subunit alpha produces MSIVSNSIINADAEARYLSPGELDQIKAFVTGGQRRLRVAQVLCESRERIVKQAGGQLFQKRPDVISPGGNAYGEEMTATCLRDMDYYLRLVTYGIVAGDVTPIEEIGVIGAKELYRSLGTPLEALAESVREMKIVAMGLLTGADAEEAGTYFDYVVGALA; encoded by the coding sequence ATGAGCATCGTCTCCAACTCGATCATCAACGCGGACGCCGAAGCCCGCTACCTCAGCCCTGGCGAACTCGACCAGATCAAAGCCTTCGTCACCGGCGGTCAACGCCGTCTGCGCGTGGCCCAGGTCCTGTGCGAGAGCCGCGAGCGCATCGTCAAGCAGGCTGGTGGTCAGCTGTTCCAGAAGCGTCCCGACGTCATCTCCCCCGGCGGCAATGCCTACGGCGAAGAGATGACTGCCACATGTCTGCGCGACATGGATTATTACCTCCGCCTCGTCACCTACGGCATCGTTGCCGGTGACGTCACTCCGATCGAAGAGATCGGCGTGATTGGCGCGAAAGAGCTCTACCGCTCCCTGGGCACTCCCCTCGAAGCATTGGCTGAATCCGTGCGCGAAATGAAGATCGTCGCCATGGGCCTCCTCACCGGAGCCGATGCAGAGGAAGCCGGCACTTACTTCGACTACGTGGTTGGCGCCCTCGCCTGA
- the apcB gene encoding allophycocyanin subunit beta, protein MQDAITNVINKSDVQGLYLDTASMGSLESYFASGELRVRAAATISANASAIIRDAVAKALLYSDITRPGGNMYTTRRYAACIRDLDYYLRYSTYAMLAGDTSILDERVLNGLKETYNSLGVPIGATVQAIQAMKEVTAGLVGPDAGKEMGVYFDYICSGLGN, encoded by the coding sequence ATGCAAGACGCCATCACCAACGTCATCAACAAGTCGGACGTCCAGGGCCTCTACCTGGACACGGCTTCGATGGGCAGCCTCGAGTCGTATTTCGCCAGCGGTGAACTGCGCGTCCGCGCTGCTGCCACCATCAGCGCCAATGCTTCGGCGATCATCCGCGATGCCGTAGCCAAGGCCCTGCTCTACTCGGACATCACCCGTCCCGGCGGCAACATGTACACCACCCGCCGCTACGCAGCCTGCATCCGCGACCTGGATTACTACCTGCGTTATTCCACCTACGCCATGCTCGCTGGCGACACCTCAATCCTTGATGAGCGAGTTCTGAACGGCCTCAAGGAGACCTACAACTCCCTGGGTGTGCCAATCGGCGCCACCGTTCAGGCCATCCAGGCAATGAAGGAAGTCACCGCCGGACTGGTCGGTCCTGATGCAGGTAAGGAAATGGGTGTCTACTTCGACTACATCTGCTCCGGTCTCGGCAACTGA
- a CDS encoding phycobilisome linker polypeptide — translation MRLFKVTACIPSPEKVRTQRELQNTFFTKWVPYDSWFAEQQRIQKQGGRIIKVELCTGGQQVNVGN, via the coding sequence ATGCGGTTGTTCAAAGTCACCGCCTGCATTCCCAGCCCTGAAAAGGTTCGGACGCAGCGCGAATTGCAGAACACCTTCTTCACCAAGTGGGTCCCCTACGACAGCTGGTTCGCTGAACAGCAGCGCATCCAAAAACAGGGTGGCCGTATCATCAAGGTGGAGCTCTGCACCGGGGGTCAGCAGGTCAACGTCGGCAACTGA
- a CDS encoding TlyA family RNA methyltransferase produces MASKQRLDLELLTRGLVSSRQQAQQLIRAGKVRDGSGTLLDKPGTEVTPERELRVEQPPRFVSRGGEKLLAGLKAFAVPVEGRVCLDGGISTGGFTDCLLQHGATRVYGVDVGYGQTAWSLRTDERVVLRERTNLRHLQPDDLYGADDPWPSLAVTDVSFISLRLILPALRRLLRGPDTDALVLVKPQFEVGKSRVGKGGVVRDPAAHRDAIQSVIAAAAESGWQPQGLVASPITGPAGNHEYVLWLGEGDAAVLPDFDALVAQTLKG; encoded by the coding sequence ATGGCGTCCAAACAGCGTCTTGATCTGGAACTCCTGACCCGTGGATTGGTCAGCTCACGCCAACAGGCGCAGCAATTGATTCGTGCTGGAAAGGTGCGGGATGGCTCCGGCACCCTGTTGGACAAGCCCGGAACGGAGGTGACGCCGGAGCGAGAACTGCGGGTGGAGCAGCCCCCCCGCTTTGTCTCTCGAGGGGGCGAAAAACTTCTGGCGGGCTTGAAGGCTTTCGCTGTGCCGGTGGAGGGGCGCGTCTGCCTGGACGGCGGCATCTCTACAGGGGGATTCACCGATTGCCTGTTGCAGCATGGTGCTACTCGTGTTTATGGCGTTGATGTGGGTTACGGCCAGACGGCCTGGAGCTTGCGTACCGACGAACGGGTGGTGCTGCGGGAACGCACCAACTTGCGCCATCTGCAGCCCGATGATCTCTATGGGGCTGACGATCCCTGGCCCAGTTTGGCGGTCACCGATGTGTCGTTCATTTCCCTGCGGCTGATTCTTCCGGCGTTGCGCCGGTTGTTGCGGGGTCCCGACACCGACGCGCTGGTGCTGGTGAAGCCGCAGTTTGAGGTGGGCAAGAGCCGCGTTGGCAAGGGCGGCGTGGTGCGTGACCCCGCGGCCCATCGGGATGCCATTCAATCTGTGATTGCAGCGGCAGCAGAATCGGGTTGGCAGCCCCAGGGCTTGGTGGCTTCGCCGATCACTGGACCGGCCGGCAACCACGAGTACGTGCTTTGGTTGGGGGAGGGAGATGCCGCTGTTCTTCCGGATTTCGATGCTTTGGTGGCGCAGACCCTCAAAGGTTGA
- a CDS encoding FtsW/RodA/SpoVE family cell cycle protein, whose amino-acid sequence MSKRLSHATALQRASRRRGKQETQTSALVQRLLPLPWQLWPAEARLLMGLAGFWSVAGLVVLASASWWVALREMGDGGFYLKRQAIWLLASWSLLGITISTNLRRWLRWSGPGLWMGCLLIAATLVMGTTVNGASRWLVLGPLQMQPSELVKPFVVLQASNLFAPWNRMSLDQKLLWLGSFGGLLLLILKQPNLSTAALMGLTLWMVALAAGLRWRSLLGTALAGSLMGTASILINEYQRIRVVSFLDPWNDPMGDGYQLVQSLLAIGSGGWMGQGYGLSTQKLQYLPIQSTDFIYAVFAEEFGFVGSVLLLLFLMLVAWVGLRVALRCRSNQARLVAIGCTTILVGQSILNIAVASGAMPTTGLPLPLISYGGNSLMSSLVILGLLIRCSLESTGLIGGRRSKGRQRSLLQR is encoded by the coding sequence TTGAGCAAACGTTTGAGTCACGCGACAGCCCTACAAAGAGCTTCGAGACGACGGGGTAAGCAAGAGACTCAAACGTCGGCTCTGGTTCAGCGGCTGCTTCCCTTGCCGTGGCAGCTCTGGCCGGCAGAAGCTCGCCTGCTGATGGGGCTGGCGGGATTCTGGAGTGTGGCAGGGCTGGTGGTGTTGGCGTCCGCCAGTTGGTGGGTGGCCCTACGGGAAATGGGCGATGGCGGTTTTTATTTGAAACGGCAGGCGATCTGGCTCTTGGCCAGCTGGAGTTTGCTGGGCATCACGATCTCCACCAACCTGCGGCGATGGCTGCGCTGGTCAGGCCCGGGGCTGTGGATGGGCTGCCTGCTGATCGCCGCCACCCTTGTGATGGGCACCACGGTGAACGGCGCCAGCCGCTGGCTTGTGCTGGGCCCGCTGCAGATGCAGCCCTCGGAGCTGGTGAAACCCTTCGTGGTGCTGCAGGCCTCCAACCTGTTCGCCCCCTGGAACCGCATGAGCCTCGACCAGAAGCTTCTCTGGCTGGGGAGCTTCGGCGGGCTCCTGCTGCTGATCCTCAAGCAACCCAACCTCTCCACAGCGGCCCTGATGGGACTCACCCTCTGGATGGTGGCCCTGGCGGCTGGGCTGCGCTGGCGCAGCCTGTTGGGCACCGCCCTGGCGGGATCGCTGATGGGCACTGCAAGCATTCTGATCAATGAATACCAGCGGATCCGGGTGGTGTCGTTTCTGGATCCCTGGAACGACCCGATGGGAGATGGCTATCAGCTGGTGCAGAGCCTGCTGGCGATCGGATCAGGCGGTTGGATGGGGCAGGGCTATGGCCTCTCCACCCAGAAGCTCCAATATCTGCCCATCCAAAGCACCGACTTCATCTACGCGGTGTTCGCCGAGGAATTTGGATTCGTGGGTTCAGTGCTGCTGCTGCTGTTCCTGATGCTGGTGGCCTGGGTGGGGCTGCGGGTGGCCCTGCGCTGCCGAAGCAACCAGGCCCGGCTCGTGGCCATCGGCTGCACCACGATCCTGGTGGGCCAATCGATCCTGAACATCGCAGTGGCCTCTGGGGCGATGCCCACCACCGGTCTGCCACTGCCCTTGATCAGCTACGGCGGCAACTCGCTTATGTCGAGCCTGGTGATCCTGGGCCTGCTGATCCGCTGTTCACTGGAATCCACCGGCTTGATCGGGGGACGACGATCCAAGGGGCGCCAACGGTCGTTGCTTCAACGCTGA
- a CDS encoding cytochrome c biogenesis CcdA family protein — translation MDLLLLSDLAQSGEQLLQRALADPGPLTLALVFGGGALTSLGPCSLSLLPVTLAYLAGFDDGQPAWQRSLAFCGGIVGALVVLGSISGLLGRIYGQVPALIPTLVAILAVAMGLNLLGVLRIPLPSGPDPEQWRQKVPAPLAPVAAGLAFGLAASPCTTPVLAVLLGWIAQSGRPLAGVALLSSFGIGQVLPLLLAGTFAAAIPKLLALRGISRWVPPASGVVLLISGLLTLLARWS, via the coding sequence GTGGACCTGCTGCTGCTCTCCGATTTGGCCCAGAGCGGCGAACAGCTGCTTCAGCGCGCCCTGGCGGATCCAGGTCCACTGACGCTGGCACTTGTGTTTGGTGGCGGCGCCCTTACCAGTCTTGGGCCGTGTTCCCTGTCATTACTGCCGGTAACGCTGGCCTACCTGGCGGGCTTTGACGATGGCCAACCGGCCTGGCAGCGCAGCCTCGCCTTCTGCGGCGGCATCGTCGGCGCCCTAGTGGTGCTGGGAAGCATCAGCGGACTGCTGGGCCGGATCTACGGCCAGGTGCCGGCACTGATCCCCACCTTGGTGGCGATCCTGGCGGTAGCGATGGGGCTCAACCTGCTGGGTGTGCTGCGAATTCCACTGCCCAGCGGTCCAGACCCGGAGCAATGGCGTCAGAAGGTACCGGCCCCGCTGGCGCCGGTTGCAGCAGGACTGGCCTTCGGGCTGGCTGCCTCACCCTGCACCACCCCCGTGTTGGCGGTGCTGCTGGGCTGGATTGCCCAGAGCGGACGTCCCCTAGCAGGGGTGGCCCTGCTCAGCAGCTTCGGTATCGGCCAGGTGCTGCCCCTGCTGCTGGCGGGCACCTTTGCAGCTGCCATTCCCAAGCTGCTCGCTCTGCGGGGCATCAGTCGCTGGGTGCCGCCAGCCAGTGGAGTGGTGCTGCTCATTAGCGGCCTACTCACCCTGCTGGCCCGCTGGAGCTGA
- a CDS encoding cytochrome c biogenesis protein ResB has translation MARLKRLAAWLSDLRLAIVLLLLIALASAVGTGIPQGDPPSSYIDAYADTPWLGLLNGEQVLQLQLDHVYSSGWFLALLAWLGLALILCSWRRQWPALIAARRWIDYRTTRQLSKLAIAESEPCADPSQALTQLETVLRAGGWEVQRKPQRLAARRGAIGRVGPLLVHTGLVLLMLGAAWGALSGNRLERFLAPGRSLDLLDRDGTSQLTITLNRFAIDRDPAGRTEQFRSALQLQGPNQSLDAEISVNHPLRHRGITIYQADWSLATISLQIGRSPVLELPLQTYPELGDQIWGLVLPTRPDGTEPVFLSLESEQGPATVFDADGQQLARLRPGGPAAEVKGLPMRVDAVLPASGLLLKRDPGVPLVYLGFAVLLVGGGLSLVATRQLWAIAADGTLSVGGLCNRNLAAFATELPQLMQQVVDQQG, from the coding sequence ATGGCACGACTGAAACGCCTGGCAGCCTGGCTCAGCGATCTGCGGCTGGCCATCGTGCTGCTGCTGCTGATTGCCCTGGCCAGTGCCGTGGGCACCGGCATCCCCCAGGGGGACCCTCCCTCCAGCTACATCGATGCCTATGCCGATACCCCCTGGCTGGGCCTGCTTAACGGCGAACAAGTGCTGCAGTTGCAGCTCGATCATGTGTATTCCAGCGGCTGGTTTCTGGCCCTGCTGGCCTGGCTAGGTCTCGCCCTCATCCTTTGCAGTTGGCGTCGTCAGTGGCCAGCACTAATAGCGGCCCGGCGCTGGATCGACTACCGCACCACACGCCAGCTGAGCAAATTGGCCATCGCCGAAAGCGAGCCCTGCGCTGACCCCAGCCAGGCTCTGACGCAGCTGGAGACGGTGCTGCGAGCCGGCGGATGGGAAGTGCAACGCAAGCCACAACGGCTGGCGGCCCGACGCGGCGCCATCGGCAGGGTGGGGCCCCTATTGGTTCACACGGGCCTGGTGCTGCTGATGCTTGGCGCGGCCTGGGGGGCATTATCGGGGAACCGCTTGGAGCGCTTCCTGGCCCCCGGCCGCAGCCTCGATCTGCTGGATCGCGATGGCACCAGTCAGCTGACGATCACCCTGAACCGCTTCGCCATTGATCGGGACCCGGCGGGCCGCACGGAACAGTTCCGCTCCGCTCTGCAGTTGCAGGGACCCAACCAAAGCTTAGATGCCGAGATCAGCGTCAATCACCCACTTCGGCACCGGGGCATCACCATTTACCAGGCCGATTGGTCACTGGCGACGATCAGCTTGCAGATCGGGCGCAGCCCCGTGCTGGAGCTGCCGCTTCAGACATATCCGGAGCTGGGTGATCAGATCTGGGGCCTGGTACTGCCCACACGCCCCGATGGAACCGAACCGGTGTTTCTGAGCCTGGAGAGCGAACAGGGACCCGCCACAGTGTTTGATGCCGACGGCCAGCAGCTCGCCCGACTGCGACCGGGTGGTCCCGCCGCTGAGGTGAAGGGCTTGCCTATGCGGGTGGATGCAGTGCTGCCGGCCAGCGGACTGCTGCTCAAACGGGATCCCGGAGTACCGCTGGTGTACCTGGGCTTCGCAGTGCTGCTGGTGGGCGGTGGGTTGAGCCTCGTGGCCACCCGGCAGCTGTGGGCCATCGCAGCCGATGGAACCCTCAGCGTGGGTGGCCTCTGCAATCGCAACCTCGCCGCCTTCGCAACTGAATTGCCTCAGTTGATGCAGCAGGTGGTCGATCAGCAGGGCTGA
- the queF gene encoding preQ(1) synthase: MTQTPLYGERAIAEAELICFDNPRPGRPYEVSIELPEFTCKCPFSGYPDFAVLRLIYQPGPRVVELKAIKLYVNSYRDQSISHEEVTNRILDDLVAATDPVWMQLEADFNPRGNVHTVVRVSHGTRQPC; encoded by the coding sequence TTGACCCAGACCCCCCTCTATGGCGAACGCGCCATCGCCGAAGCTGAGCTGATCTGCTTCGACAACCCCCGGCCTGGGCGCCCCTACGAGGTGTCGATCGAGCTGCCGGAATTCACTTGCAAATGCCCCTTTTCCGGCTATCCCGATTTCGCGGTGCTGCGCCTGATCTATCAACCCGGGCCGCGGGTGGTGGAGCTGAAGGCGATCAAGCTATATGTGAACAGCTACCGCGACCAGTCGATCTCCCATGAGGAGGTCACCAATCGCATCCTTGATGATCTGGTGGCGGCTACCGATCCGGTGTGGATGCAGCTGGAAGCCGATTTCAACCCCCGCGGCAATGTGCACACCGTGGTGCGGGTGAGTCACGGCACCCGTCAGCCCTGCTGA
- a CDS encoding P-II family nitrogen regulator yields MKKVEAIIRPFKLEDVKVALVEAGIIGMTVSEVRGFGRQKGQVERYRGSEFTVEFLQKLKIEVVVEDDRVEEVVKSIADAARTGEIGDGKIFISPVESVVRIRTGDRDSTAL; encoded by the coding sequence ATGAAAAAGGTCGAAGCAATCATTCGTCCTTTCAAGTTGGAAGACGTCAAGGTGGCGCTGGTTGAGGCTGGCATCATCGGCATGACCGTGAGCGAGGTGCGGGGCTTCGGCCGCCAGAAAGGGCAGGTGGAGCGCTACCGCGGCTCGGAATTCACCGTTGAATTTCTGCAGAAACTGAAGATTGAAGTGGTGGTCGAGGACGACCGGGTCGAAGAGGTGGTTAAGTCGATCGCCGATGCCGCCCGCACCGGTGAAATCGGTGACGGCAAGATCTTCATCAGCCCTGTGGAATCAGTGGTTCGCATCCGCACCGGCGACCGCGACAGCACGGCTCTCTGA